The following coding sequences are from one Microtus pennsylvanicus isolate mMicPen1 chromosome 1, mMicPen1.hap1, whole genome shotgun sequence window:
- the Tmem119 gene encoding transmembrane protein 119, producing the protein MDSSLLLSLLLLLRPVPVVAYSVSLPATFLEDVGGSGEAEGSSASSPSLPPPRTPTFSPTSGRPQPTALEGPVPPTNLLDGIMDFFRQYVMLIAVVGSLAFLLMFIVCAALITRQKHKATAYYPSSFPEKKYVNQSDRAGGPPAFSEVPDRAPDSRQEEALGSSQQLQADILAATQNLRSPARVVSGSGEGTKLVKAEVPSSQEEVQEAPVCGATTEKLGVSEESGSAEAIGASKASDGQGGQEGSFSAAEESQGPAGPPESSCACGSVSPSV; encoded by the coding sequence ATGGACTCCAgcctcctcttgtctctgctgctACTTCTGAGGCCTGTGCCTGTAGTGGCCTACTCTGTGTCCCTCCCAGCCACCTTCCTGGAGGATGTGGGGGGCAGTGGAGAAGCTGAGGGTTCCTCAGCCTCTTCCCCCAGCCTGCCGCCACCCAGGACTCCAACCTTCAGCCCCACATCAGGGAGACCCCAGCCCACAGCTCTGGAGGGCCCTGTGCCCCCCACTAACCTCCTGGATGGGATCATGGACTTCTTCCGCCAGTACGTGATGCTCATTGCGGTGGTGGGCTCTCTGGCCTTCCTGCTCATGTTCATTGTCTGCGCCGCGCTCATCACCCGCCAGAAGCACAAGGCCACAGCCTATTACCCATCCTCCTTCCCCGAGAAGAAGTATGTGAACCAGAGTGACCGGGCTGGGGGGCCCCCTGCCTTCAGTGAGGTCCCTGACAGGGCACCTGACAGCCGGCAGGAAGAGGCCCTGGGCTCCTCCCAGCAGCTCCAGGCTGACATTCTGGCCGCTACCCAGAACCTCCGGTCTCCAGCCAGAGTGGTGTCAGGCAGTGGGGAGGGAACAAAGCTGGTGAAGGCTGAGGTGCCCAGCAGCCAGGAGGAGGTCCAAGAAGCCCCAGTGTGCGGGGCCACCACAGAGAAGCTGGGGGTCTCAGAAGAGTCAGGCTCGGCAGAGGCTATAGGGGCTTCTAAAGCCAGTGACGGTCAAGGGGGACAGGAAGGGTCTTTCTCGGCAGCAGAGGAATCCCAGGGACCAGCCGGGCCCCCTGAAAGTTCCTGTGCTTGCGGCAGCGTCTCCCCCAGTGTCTAA